Proteins encoded together in one Pseudomonas arsenicoxydans window:
- a CDS encoding alpha/beta hydrolase family protein — MNLQDASALPPESPLPTAIPGTPFKETAADGFILGGFTWQHALPDTTRPVVIINAATSVRCRHYSRFADYLFANGFDVITFDYRGIGESRPASLKDLDASWTDWGALDFEAMLRRAQREFPGQPIDVVGHSFGGCAAGLGASGHVIRHLVTVGAQFAYWRDYAPAHRWRMFGKWHLVMPLVTKIYGYFPGKRLGWLEDTPAGVVRDWSTPTDRYEKRPSGRVAHATHGQLPFARVSAKTLAISISDDPYGTIAAIERLLGYFTQSTNTHLRIEPHDIGEEEVGHFAFFRSAYQATLWPIALSWLQTGELAPDTPGRRVPRS; from the coding sequence ATGAATTTGCAGGACGCGTCCGCACTGCCGCCCGAGTCGCCATTGCCTACAGCCATACCCGGCACCCCCTTCAAGGAAACTGCCGCAGACGGCTTTATCCTCGGCGGTTTCACCTGGCAGCACGCCTTGCCGGACACAACCCGCCCGGTAGTCATCATCAACGCCGCCACTTCCGTGCGTTGCCGTCACTACTCGCGTTTCGCCGATTACCTGTTTGCCAACGGCTTTGACGTGATCACGTTTGACTACCGTGGCATCGGTGAATCACGTCCGGCATCGCTCAAGGATCTCGACGCCTCATGGACCGACTGGGGCGCGCTGGACTTTGAAGCGATGCTCAGACGCGCTCAGCGTGAATTCCCCGGGCAACCCATCGATGTCGTCGGCCACAGCTTTGGCGGCTGCGCAGCAGGCCTGGGAGCCTCAGGGCATGTGATCCGGCATTTGGTCACCGTGGGCGCTCAGTTCGCTTACTGGCGCGACTATGCGCCCGCCCATCGCTGGCGAATGTTTGGCAAGTGGCACCTGGTAATGCCACTCGTCACGAAGATCTACGGCTATTTCCCCGGCAAACGCCTCGGCTGGCTGGAAGATACGCCCGCTGGCGTCGTCCGTGACTGGAGCACGCCCACCGATCGCTACGAGAAGCGCCCCAGCGGCCGCGTAGCTCACGCAACACACGGCCAACTGCCGTTCGCCAGGGTCAGCGCAAAAACCCTGGCCATCAGCATCAGCGACGATCCTTACGGCACCATTGCGGCCATCGAACGTCTGCTTGGCTACTTCACCCAAAGCACAAACACCCATTTGCGAATCGAGCCGCATGACATCGGCGAAGAAGAAGTCGGACATTTCGCCTTTTTTCGCAGCGCATACCAAGCCACACTATGGCCCATTGCATTGTCCTGGCTGCAGACCGGCGAACTGGCCCCCGATACCCCCGGGCGGCGAGTGCCACGCAGCTGA
- a CDS encoding oxidative damage protection protein, giving the protein MTRTIMCRKYKEELPALEKAPFPGAKGQDIFDHVSAKAWADWQKHQTLLINEKRLNMMNAEDRKYLQGEMDKFFSGEEYAKADGYVPPAQ; this is encoded by the coding sequence ATGACCCGCACCATCATGTGCCGCAAGTACAAAGAAGAATTGCCCGCTCTGGAGAAAGCCCCCTTCCCGGGCGCAAAAGGTCAGGACATTTTTGACCACGTCTCGGCCAAGGCCTGGGCTGACTGGCAAAAGCACCAGACCCTGCTGATCAACGAAAAACGCCTGAACATGATGAACGCCGAAGACCGCAAATACCTTCAGGGCGAGATGGACAAGTTCTTTTCCGGCGAGGAATACGCCAAGGCTGACGGTTACGTTCCACCTGCTCAATAA
- the gabP gene encoding GABA permease, which produces MSSTPSSNGLEQGLKPRHVTMLSIAGVIGAGLFVGSGHAIAAAGPAVLLAYAAAGALVVLVMRMLGEMAVASPDTGSFSTYADRAIGHWAGFTIGWLYWWFWVLVIPLEANAAATILHAWFPNVAIWAFTLIITLLLTVTNLFSVKNYGEFEFWFALVKVIAIIGFIGLGIMAIFGFLPNSQVSGVSHLFDTQGFLPNGMGAVLGAILTTMFSFMGTEIVTIAAAESKNPGQQISKATNSVIWRIGLFYLVSIFIVVALVPWNDPILASVGSYQTVLERMGIPNAKLIVDIVVLVAVTSCLNSALYTASRMMFSLGKRGDAPAISQRTNSSGTPYWAVMLSTGAAFLAVFANYVAPAAVFEFLLASSGAIALLVYLVIAFSQLRMRKQRMARGEKIAFSMWLFPGLTYAVIVFIVGALTIMLFQEAHRVEILATGLLSLLVVAAGLFVARRRRNEQLIAAVVR; this is translated from the coding sequence ATGAGCAGTACCCCAAGCTCCAATGGCCTCGAACAGGGGCTCAAACCGCGTCATGTGACCATGTTGTCGATCGCCGGGGTTATCGGCGCCGGCCTGTTCGTCGGCTCCGGCCACGCCATCGCCGCCGCAGGCCCAGCTGTGCTGTTGGCCTACGCCGCCGCTGGTGCCCTGGTGGTGTTGGTGATGCGCATGCTCGGCGAAATGGCCGTAGCTTCGCCGGACACCGGCTCCTTCTCGACCTACGCCGATCGTGCGATAGGTCACTGGGCTGGCTTCACTATTGGCTGGCTCTACTGGTGGTTCTGGGTCTTGGTCATCCCGCTAGAGGCCAACGCCGCCGCGACTATCCTGCATGCCTGGTTCCCTAACGTGGCCATCTGGGCATTCACGTTGATCATTACTTTGCTGCTGACGGTGACCAACCTGTTCAGCGTGAAGAACTACGGTGAGTTCGAATTCTGGTTCGCCCTGGTCAAGGTCATCGCGATTATCGGTTTCATCGGCCTCGGCATCATGGCGATCTTCGGCTTCCTGCCGAACAGCCAGGTCAGCGGCGTTTCGCATCTGTTCGACACCCAGGGCTTCCTGCCAAACGGCATGGGCGCGGTGTTGGGCGCGATTCTGACGACCATGTTCTCCTTCATGGGCACCGAGATCGTGACCATCGCGGCCGCCGAATCGAAGAACCCTGGCCAGCAAATCTCCAAGGCCACCAACTCGGTGATCTGGCGGATCGGCTTGTTCTACCTTGTGTCGATCTTCATCGTTGTGGCCCTGGTGCCATGGAACGACCCGATTCTGGCCAGCGTTGGTTCCTACCAGACCGTGCTTGAGCGCATGGGCATCCCGAACGCCAAGCTGATTGTCGATATCGTTGTACTCGTTGCTGTGACCAGCTGCCTGAACTCGGCGTTGTACACCGCTTCGCGCATGATGTTCTCCCTGGGTAAGCGCGGTGATGCACCGGCCATTTCCCAACGCACCAATAGCAGCGGCACGCCGTACTGGGCCGTCATGTTGTCCACCGGCGCAGCCTTCCTGGCTGTGTTTGCGAACTACGTGGCCCCGGCTGCCGTGTTCGAATTCCTGCTGGCCAGCTCCGGCGCTATCGCGCTGCTGGTGTATCTGGTGATCGCCTTCTCGCAACTGCGCATGCGCAAGCAGCGTATGGCACGCGGCGAGAAAATCGCCTTCAGCATGTGGCTGTTCCCGGGCCTTACCTACGCGGTGATCGTATTCATCGTTGGCGCGTTGACCATCATGCTGTTCCAGGAAGCCCATCGCGTGGAAATCCTCGCGACCGGTCTGCTGAGCTTGCTGGTCGTGGCCGCTGGCTTGTTTGTCGCGCGCCGCCGTCGCAATGAGCAGTTGATCGCAGCGGTAGTTCGCTGA
- a CDS encoding acetyl-CoA sensor PanZ family protein encodes MPIIVEPLNEATYQDQQDLQKIYRDAPDWLFAPFPGDLQLIEGCLRDGSLIAGRFNDRLLGAARLQRHPGVWHLSQICVRKITRRRGVAERLVNEAQKMAAQSGAVLRLLAPAGHLEAQALAAKLKVALDEMPA; translated from the coding sequence ATGCCGATCATTGTCGAGCCGCTGAACGAAGCCACCTACCAGGATCAGCAAGATCTGCAGAAGATTTATCGCGATGCCCCGGACTGGCTGTTTGCCCCGTTTCCAGGGGACTTGCAGTTGATTGAAGGCTGCCTGCGCGACGGTTCGCTGATCGCCGGACGCTTCAACGATCGACTGCTCGGCGCGGCTCGCTTGCAACGGCACCCTGGCGTCTGGCACTTGTCCCAAATATGCGTACGAAAAATCACCCGTCGTCGCGGTGTGGCCGAACGTCTGGTGAATGAAGCACAGAAAATGGCGGCGCAATCGGGTGCGGTCCTGCGTTTGCTGGCACCGGCCGGGCATCTCGAAGCACAAGCGCTGGCCGCCAAGCTGAAGGTGGCGCTCGATGAAATGCCCGCGTGA
- the mutY gene encoding A/G-specific adenine glycosylase: MKAEQFSSAVLDWYDRHGRHDLPWQQGITPYRVWVSEIMLQQTQVSTVLNYFDRFMASLPTVEALAAAPEDEVLHLWTGLGYYTRARNLQKTAKIVVAEHGGEFPRDVEKLVELPGIGLSTAGAIASLSMGLRAPILDGNVKRVLARFTAQEGYPGEPKVAKALWANAERFTPHDRVNAYTQAMMDLGATLCTRSKPSCLLCPLQKGCEAHMLGLETRYPIPKPRKAVPQKRTLMPMLANGEGAILLYRRPSTGLWGGLWSLPELDDLDDLQHLASQHSLELGTQQALPSLVHTFSHFQLSIEPWLVQVQEAGHHVAEADWLWYNLATPPRLGLAAPVKTLLERAAAVLNAGESS, translated from the coding sequence ATGAAAGCCGAGCAGTTTTCATCGGCAGTTCTAGACTGGTACGACCGCCACGGCCGCCACGATTTGCCCTGGCAACAGGGCATTACGCCGTATCGGGTGTGGGTCTCGGAAATCATGCTGCAGCAAACCCAGGTCAGCACCGTGCTGAACTACTTCGACCGTTTCATGGCCTCGCTGCCAACGGTCGAAGCCCTGGCTGCCGCACCGGAAGACGAAGTACTGCACCTGTGGACCGGCCTGGGTTATTACACTCGCGCGCGCAATTTGCAGAAGACCGCGAAGATTGTTGTCGCCGAGCACGGTGGCGAGTTTCCGCGCGATGTTGAAAAGCTGGTTGAGCTGCCGGGCATCGGCTTGTCCACGGCAGGCGCGATCGCCAGCCTGAGCATGGGCCTGCGCGCGCCGATCCTCGACGGCAACGTCAAACGGGTGCTGGCGCGGTTTACTGCGCAAGAGGGTTATCCGGGCGAGCCGAAGGTTGCCAAAGCGCTGTGGGCCAACGCTGAGCGCTTTACCCCGCATGATCGGGTCAACGCCTACACCCAAGCGATGATGGACCTGGGCGCCACGCTCTGCACCCGCAGCAAACCGAGTTGCCTGCTCTGCCCGCTGCAAAAGGGTTGCGAGGCGCACATGCTCGGCCTGGAAACCCGCTACCCGATCCCCAAGCCACGCAAAGCGGTACCACAGAAGCGCACGCTGATGCCCATGCTCGCCAACGGCGAAGGCGCGATTCTGCTTTACCGTCGCCCTTCCACGGGCTTGTGGGGCGGTCTCTGGAGCTTGCCGGAACTCGACGACCTCGATGACCTGCAACATCTGGCCTCGCAGCACTCGCTCGAGCTGGGCACCCAACAGGCGCTGCCGAGCCTGGTGCACACCTTCAGCCATTTTCAGTTATCCATCGAACCCTGGCTGGTTCAGGTCCAGGAGGCTGGCCACCACGTGGCCGAGGCCGACTGGCTCTGGTATAACCTCGCCACCCCGCCGCGCCTGGGCCTTGCCGCCCCGGTCAAAACCTTGCTCGAACGCGCGGCCGCCGTATTGAACGCAGGAGAGTCGTCATGA
- a CDS encoding ABC transporter permease, whose protein sequence is MTIDLYGFGPALAAGALMTVKLALSALCLGLVLGLLGALAKTSPYKPLQWLGGTYSTLVRGIPELLWVLLIYFGTVNLMRALGEFFGNPDLELNAFAAGVIALGLCFGAYATEVFRGAILAIPKGHREAGVALGLSKFRIFTRLIMPQMWRIALPGLGNLFMILMKDTALVSVIGLEEIMRHAQIGVTVSKQPFTFYMVAAFMYLGLTVLAMSGMHLMEKRAARGFARSTQ, encoded by the coding sequence ATGACTATTGATCTCTACGGATTCGGCCCGGCGCTCGCCGCTGGCGCGCTGATGACTGTGAAACTGGCACTCTCGGCCCTGTGCCTGGGGCTGGTGCTCGGTCTGCTCGGCGCCTTGGCCAAGACCTCCCCGTACAAGCCGTTGCAATGGCTTGGCGGCACTTATTCGACATTGGTTCGCGGTATCCCGGAATTGCTCTGGGTGCTGCTGATCTACTTCGGCACGGTCAACCTGATGCGTGCCCTGGGCGAGTTCTTCGGCAATCCCGACCTCGAACTGAATGCCTTCGCCGCCGGCGTGATTGCGCTGGGGCTGTGCTTTGGCGCCTACGCCACGGAAGTGTTTCGTGGCGCGATTCTGGCCATTCCCAAAGGTCACCGTGAAGCCGGCGTGGCCCTGGGCCTGTCGAAATTCCGCATCTTCACCCGACTGATCATGCCGCAGATGTGGCGCATCGCCCTGCCCGGCCTTGGCAACCTGTTCATGATCCTGATGAAGGACACCGCCCTGGTGTCGGTGATCGGCCTGGAAGAAATCATGCGTCACGCGCAAATTGGCGTGACCGTGTCCAAGCAACCGTTCACCTTCTATATGGTGGCCGCGTTCATGTACCTGGGCCTGACCGTGCTCGCCATGAGTGGCATGCACCTGATGGAAAAACGCGCCGCTCGCGGCTTCGCGAGGAGCACCCAATGA
- a CDS encoding ABC transporter ATP-binding protein produces MAEATPALEIRNLHKRYGQLEVLKGISLTARDGDVISILGSSGSGKSTFLRCINLLENPHQGQILVAGEELKLKAAKNGELVAADGKQINRLRSEIGFVFQNFNLWPHMSVLDNIIEAPRRVLGQSKAEAIEVAEALLAKVGIADKRHAYPAQLSGGQQQRAAIARTLAMQPKVILFDEPTSALDPEMVQEVLNVIRALAEEGRTMLLVTHEMGFARQVSSEVVFLHQGLVEEQGSPQQVFDNPLSARCKQFMSSNR; encoded by the coding sequence ATGGCTGAGGCCACGCCCGCGCTTGAAATTCGCAACTTGCACAAACGCTACGGACAGCTTGAGGTGCTCAAAGGCATCTCGCTGACCGCCCGCGACGGCGACGTGATCTCGATCCTGGGTTCTTCCGGTTCCGGCAAGTCCACGTTCCTGCGTTGCATCAACCTGCTGGAAAATCCGCACCAGGGCCAGATCCTGGTGGCCGGCGAAGAACTCAAGCTCAAAGCCGCCAAGAACGGCGAACTGGTCGCAGCCGACGGCAAGCAGATCAATCGCCTGCGCAGCGAGATCGGTTTTGTATTTCAAAACTTTAATCTCTGGCCGCACATGAGCGTGCTCGACAACATCATCGAAGCGCCGCGCCGCGTACTCGGTCAAAGCAAGGCCGAAGCCATCGAAGTCGCCGAAGCCTTGCTGGCCAAGGTCGGCATCGCTGACAAACGCCACGCCTATCCGGCGCAACTGTCCGGCGGCCAGCAGCAACGCGCCGCCATCGCCCGCACACTGGCGATGCAGCCCAAGGTGATCCTGTTCGACGAACCGACCTCCGCCCTTGACCCGGAAATGGTCCAGGAAGTACTTAATGTCATCCGCGCACTGGCCGAAGAAGGCCGCACCATGCTGCTGGTCACCCATGAAATGGGCTTTGCCCGTCAGGTCTCCAGCGAGGTGGTTTTCCTCCACCAGGGCCTGGTAGAAGAGCAAGGATCGCCACAGCAGGTGTTCGACAACCCGCTTTCGGCACGCTGCAAACAATTCATGTCCAGCAACCGCTAA
- a CDS encoding OFA family MFS transporter produces the protein MTTSITADGLSADQPAFLSKERIIAKPGFNRWLVPPAALAIHLCIGMAYGFSVFWLPLSKALGVTAPVACAPDMSFISQVFSSQCDWPISMLGWIYTLFFIFLGCSAAIWGGWLEHAGPRKAGVVSALCWCGGLLISALGVYTHQIWLMWIGSGVIGGIGLGLGYISPVSTLIKWFPDKRGMATGMAIMGFGGGAMVGAPLAAALMGHFASPTSVGVWQSFLVMAAIYFVFMIGGALSYRVPPTGWKPEGWTAPAKKASNAMITHRHVHVNVAWKTPQFRLVWLVLCLNVSAGIGILGMASPLLQEVFAGKLLGNNLTFGQLDASQLASIAAIAAGFTGLLSLFNIGGRFFWASFSDYLGRKNTYFVFFALGFALYALIPNLGHLGNVALFVAAFCIILSMYGGGFATVPAYLADLFGTQMVGAIHGRLLTAWAAAGVLGPVLVNYLREYQLSIGVERAEAYDITLYILAGLLVLGFLCNLMVRPVADKYFMTDAELAAEQALGHDKGADATTVLEWKAAPGTKPLAIAAWLVVGIPLAWGVWVTLQKTAVLFH, from the coding sequence ATGACAACGAGCATCACGGCGGACGGCCTCAGCGCCGATCAGCCCGCGTTCCTGTCCAAGGAACGCATCATCGCCAAGCCCGGTTTCAACCGTTGGCTGGTGCCACCGGCCGCGTTGGCCATCCACCTCTGCATCGGCATGGCCTACGGCTTTTCGGTGTTCTGGTTGCCACTGTCCAAAGCCCTGGGTGTGACCGCTCCCGTGGCTTGCGCGCCGGACATGAGCTTCATTTCGCAGGTTTTCTCGTCGCAATGCGACTGGCCGATCTCGATGCTCGGCTGGATCTACACCCTGTTTTTCATTTTCCTCGGCTGCTCGGCAGCGATCTGGGGCGGTTGGCTGGAACATGCCGGGCCGCGCAAGGCTGGCGTCGTGTCGGCGCTGTGCTGGTGTGGCGGTCTGCTGATTTCAGCGCTGGGGGTTTATACCCATCAGATCTGGCTGATGTGGATCGGCTCCGGGGTCATTGGCGGTATCGGCCTGGGCTTGGGTTACATCTCACCGGTCTCGACCTTGATCAAATGGTTCCCGGACAAGCGTGGCATGGCCACCGGCATGGCGATCATGGGGTTCGGCGGTGGCGCGATGGTCGGTGCTCCGCTGGCCGCTGCCCTGATGGGCCACTTCGCTTCGCCAACCAGCGTCGGCGTGTGGCAGAGCTTCCTGGTGATGGCCGCGATCTACTTCGTGTTCATGATCGGTGGCGCACTGTCCTACCGCGTCCCGCCTACCGGATGGAAGCCTGAAGGCTGGACCGCCCCGGCGAAAAAAGCTTCGAACGCAATGATCACTCATCGTCACGTCCACGTGAATGTGGCGTGGAAAACCCCGCAATTCCGTCTGGTGTGGCTGGTGCTGTGCCTGAACGTATCTGCCGGTATCGGCATCCTTGGCATGGCGTCGCCGCTGTTGCAGGAAGTGTTTGCCGGTAAATTGCTGGGCAACAACCTTACGTTCGGTCAGCTGGACGCTTCGCAACTGGCCTCGATTGCGGCGATTGCTGCCGGTTTCACCGGTTTGCTGAGCCTGTTCAATATCGGTGGCCGGTTCTTCTGGGCTTCGTTCTCAGACTACCTGGGTCGCAAAAACACCTACTTCGTGTTCTTCGCCCTCGGTTTCGCGCTGTATGCGCTGATTCCGAACCTCGGTCACCTGGGCAACGTTGCGCTGTTCGTGGCGGCGTTCTGCATCATCCTGTCGATGTACGGCGGTGGTTTTGCGACGGTGCCGGCTTACCTGGCGGACCTGTTCGGTACGCAAATGGTCGGCGCGATCCACGGTCGTCTGTTGACCGCGTGGGCAGCGGCGGGCGTATTGGGTCCGGTGTTGGTGAACTACCTGCGTGAATATCAGCTGAGCATCGGCGTTGAACGTGCCGAGGCTTACGACATCACCTTGTACATCCTCGCGGGCCTGCTGGTGCTGGGTTTCCTGTGCAACCTGATGGTGCGTCCGGTAGCCGACAAGTACTTCATGACCGACGCCGAACTCGCTGCCGAACAGGCACTGGGTCACGACAAAGGTGCCGATGCGACCACCGTTCTTGAATGGAAAGCTGCGCCGGGCACCAAGCCGCTAGCAATCGCTGCGTGGCTGGTGGTGGGTATTCCGTTGGCGTGGGGTGTATGGGTGACCCTGCAGAAGACGGCTGTTCTGTTCCACTGA
- a CDS encoding ABC transporter substrate-binding protein produces the protein MQNYKKVFLAAAVTLAFSAGAMAETLKMGIEAAYPPFNNKDASGNVVGFDKEIGDALCAKMKVECTVVTSDWDGIIPALNAKKFDFLISSMSITDERKQAVDFTEPYYSNKLQFIAPKDKEFKTDKESLQGKVIGAQRATLAGTWMEDHMPGVEVKLYDTQENAYLDLTSGRLDGILADKYVNYEWLKSDAGRSYEFKGDPVEESDKIGIAVRKGDTLRTRLNLALKEIVEDGTYKKINDKYFPFSIY, from the coding sequence ATGCAGAACTACAAAAAGGTCTTCCTGGCCGCCGCCGTCACCCTGGCCTTCAGCGCCGGTGCCATGGCCGAAACCTTGAAGATGGGCATCGAAGCGGCCTACCCGCCGTTCAACAACAAAGATGCCAGTGGCAATGTCGTCGGCTTCGACAAAGAAATCGGCGACGCCCTGTGCGCCAAGATGAAAGTCGAGTGCACCGTGGTCACGTCCGACTGGGACGGCATCATCCCGGCCCTGAACGCCAAGAAGTTCGACTTCCTGATCTCCTCGATGTCGATCACCGATGAGCGCAAGCAAGCGGTGGACTTCACCGAACCGTACTACTCCAACAAGCTGCAATTCATCGCGCCCAAAGACAAAGAGTTCAAGACCGACAAGGAATCCCTGCAAGGCAAAGTGATCGGCGCACAACGTGCGACCCTCGCCGGCACCTGGATGGAAGACCACATGCCCGGCGTTGAAGTCAAACTCTACGACACCCAGGAAAACGCTTATCTGGACCTGACCTCCGGTCGTCTGGACGGCATCCTGGCGGACAAATACGTCAACTACGAGTGGCTGAAAAGCGACGCCGGTCGTTCGTATGAATTCAAGGGCGACCCGGTGGAAGAAAGCGACAAGATCGGTATCGCTGTTCGTAAAGGCGACACCCTGCGTACAAGGCTGAACCTGGCCCTAAAAGAAATCGTCGAAGACGGCACTTACAAGAAGATCAACGACAAGTACTTCCCGTTCAGCATCTATTGA
- a CDS encoding AsmA family protein: MKAFGKILGLVLLGLLLIIVALGFALTHLFDPNDYKDEIRQIARDKAHIELTLNGDIGWSLFPWLGLELHEASVATLAKPTEPFADLQMLGLSVRVLPLLRREVQMSDVRVEGLNLRLTRDKDGHGNWEDIGKVPTATPATPPATPDQPSPAPQTTVQVEKPPQPARLDIDSLTVNNARVEYNDEKTGKQFSAESIQLSTGAVHDSTNIPVKLTAFLGTNQPVLRVRTELNGELRFERALQRYKFEDMKLSGEVAGDPLQGKTMTFAAQGQLLLDKAANVAEWTGIKISANQLRALGELKVNDLDKTPQINGAISIAQFDLAKFVDSIGQKLPAMAEGSLSKVELVSRVAGTPTSVSFDNINLKVDDSSFSGRIAVEDFAKQSLRAVLKADTFNADRYLPPKSAEANSATQVRQAEVANTEASAMAGAGSTPLPDAPTKTAWSTERLLPVERLSKLDVDADLSFGELTLDKLPIHNAAFKATGQGGLLTLENLRGDLYDGNFETKGTLDVRQEVPALAMQTRITRVPVEKILESQGKKPPVNGLVTLNSALTGSGNSQKALIDSLNGNASFVINNGVLLNANLEQQLCKGIATLNRKTLSGEPKGKDTPFQELKGNLTLHNGVASNPDLKVRIPGMTVNGNGDVDLRVLGMDYRVGIVVEGDTSAMPDPACQVGEKYVGIEWPLRCRGPLELGAKACRVDNERMGQVAAKLAGEKLSDKIDEKLGDKVSPELKNALKGLFKR, from the coding sequence ATGAAAGCGTTCGGCAAAATCCTGGGTCTGGTACTTCTCGGGCTGTTGCTGATCATTGTGGCGCTGGGCTTTGCCCTGACCCACCTCTTTGATCCCAACGACTACAAAGACGAGATTCGCCAGATTGCCCGCGACAAGGCCCACATCGAGCTGACGCTCAATGGCGATATCGGCTGGAGCCTGTTCCCATGGCTGGGCCTTGAACTGCACGAAGCCAGTGTCGCGACCCTGGCCAAGCCCACCGAACCGTTCGCTGACTTGCAGATGCTCGGCCTTTCTGTCCGGGTGTTGCCGCTGCTGCGCCGCGAGGTGCAGATGAGCGATGTGCGCGTCGAAGGCCTGAACCTGCGCCTGACTCGCGACAAGGATGGTCATGGCAACTGGGAAGACATCGGCAAGGTTCCGACCGCCACGCCGGCTACGCCACCGGCCACCCCAGACCAGCCGTCCCCTGCCCCGCAAACCACCGTTCAGGTAGAGAAACCGCCGCAGCCGGCTCGCCTGGACATCGACAGCCTGACCGTCAACAACGCCCGCGTTGAATACAACGACGAGAAAACCGGCAAGCAATTCAGCGCCGAAAGTATCCAGTTGAGCACCGGCGCGGTCCACGACTCGACCAACATCCCGGTCAAACTTACCGCGTTCCTGGGCACTAACCAGCCGGTCTTGCGTGTGCGTACCGAGCTCAATGGCGAGTTGCGCTTCGAGCGCGCACTGCAGCGCTACAAGTTCGAAGACATGAAGCTCTCCGGCGAAGTCGCTGGCGATCCGCTGCAAGGCAAAACCATGACCTTCGCCGCCCAAGGCCAATTGCTGTTGGATAAAGCTGCGAACGTCGCCGAGTGGACCGGCATCAAGATTTCCGCCAACCAGCTGCGAGCGCTGGGGGAGTTGAAGGTCAACGACCTCGACAAGACGCCGCAAATCAACGGCGCCATCTCGATTGCCCAATTCGACCTGGCAAAATTCGTCGACAGCATCGGCCAGAAACTCCCGGCCATGGCCGAAGGCAGCCTGAGCAAAGTCGAGCTGGTCAGCCGCGTGGCGGGTACGCCGACCAGCGTGTCCTTCGACAATATCAACCTGAAAGTCGATGACAGCAGCTTCAGTGGCCGCATCGCCGTCGAAGATTTCGCCAAGCAATCACTGCGCGCAGTACTCAAGGCTGACACCTTCAACGCCGATCGTTACCTGCCGCCAAAATCCGCCGAAGCCAACAGTGCGACGCAGGTACGTCAGGCTGAAGTGGCCAACACCGAAGCCAGCGCCATGGCCGGCGCAGGCAGCACTCCGCTGCCCGACGCACCGACCAAAACCGCGTGGAGCACCGAACGCCTGTTGCCGGTAGAACGCTTGAGCAAACTCGACGTGGACGCCGACTTGAGCTTCGGCGAGTTGACCCTCGACAAACTGCCGATCCACAACGCGGCATTCAAAGCCACCGGCCAGGGCGGCTTGCTGACGCTGGAAAATCTGCGCGGCGATCTGTACGACGGCAACTTCGAAACCAAGGGCACCCTGGACGTCCGCCAGGAAGTTCCAGCGCTGGCCATGCAGACGCGCATCACCCGAGTGCCGGTGGAAAAAATCCTCGAAAGCCAAGGCAAGAAGCCTCCGGTCAATGGTCTGGTAACGCTCAACAGTGCGTTGACCGGCAGCGGCAATAGCCAGAAAGCCCTGATCGACAGCCTCAACGGCAACGCCAGTTTTGTCATCAACAATGGCGTGCTGCTCAACGCCAACCTTGAACAGCAACTGTGCAAAGGCATCGCCACCCTGAACCGTAAAACCCTTAGCGGCGAGCCGAAGGGCAAGGACACGCCATTCCAGGAACTCAAAGGCAACCTGACCTTGCATAACGGCGTGGCCAGCAACCCGGACCTGAAAGTGCGCATCCCGGGCATGACCGTCAACGGTAACGGCGACGTCGACCTGCGTGTGCTGGGCATGGATTATCGCGTGGGCATCGTCGTCGAAGGCGACACCAGCGCTATGCCCGATCCGGCCTGCCAGGTGGGTGAAAAGTACGTCGGCATCGAGTGGCCGCTGCGCTGCCGTGGCCCGCTGGAACTCGGCGCCAAGGCCTGTCGCGTGGACAACGAACGCATGGGCCAGGTCGCCGCAAAACTGGCTGGCGAAAAGCTCAGCGACAAAATCGACGAGAAACTCGGTGACAAAGTCAGCCCTGAACTGAAAAACGCGCTGAAGGGGCTGTTCAAGCGATGA